One Glycine soja cultivar W05 chromosome 2, ASM419377v2, whole genome shotgun sequence genomic region harbors:
- the LOC114389386 gene encoding UBP1-associated protein 2C-like, protein MEFPKKRKTQENGDTTTDSPPPQSTEEAPLAAATPAPASPLASEDIRKILQPFSQEQLLDLLQSASLRHPDVLDAVRAVADCDSTLRKLFVRGLAGETTTETLRSVFSGFGELDEAIVIMDKATGRSKGYGFVVFRHVDGAILALKDPSKKIDGRMTVTQLAAAGGPGGGDVSLRKVFVGNVPFEISSERLLDEFLKFGEVEEGPLGFDKSSGKSRGFAFFVYKTEEGARASLVEPLKTIEGHQVICKLAVDNKKTKPFGTDQHQHQQQHPQQQMQQQVSMMVPQYGGYGGNGYGMQQQQHQVPPYNNQVPVAGGGGYGHRYGNSQMAGPVSGDYGARVPPNSGGGYPDGSQYGFPPSSGHPPQPRVPMARPPGGMYQGAPPYY, encoded by the coding sequence ATGGAATTCCCCAAGAAGCGCAAAACCCAAGAGAACGGCGACACCACCACCGACTCTCCGCCGCCGCAATCCACCGAAGAAGCCCCCCTCGCCGCCGCAACCCCGGCCCCCGCCTCCCCCCTCGCATCTGAAGACATCCGCAAGATCCTGCAACCGTTCTCCCAGGAACAGCTCCTCGACCTACTCCAGTCGGCGTCGCTCCGCCACCCCGACGTCCTCGACGCCGTGCGCGCCGTCGCGGACTGCGACTCGACCCTCCGGAAGCTCTTCGTGCGCGGACTCGCCGGCGAGACCACGACGGAGACGCTCCGCAGCGTGTTCTCGGGGTTCGGCGAATTGGACGAGGCTATCGTGATCATGGACAAGGCCACCGGAAGGTCCAAGGGCTACGGCTTCGTCGTGTTCCGCCATGTGGACGGCGCAATTCTCGCCCTCAAGGACCCCAGCAAGAAGATCGACGGCCGCATGACAGTCACGCAGCTTGCCGCCGCCGGTGGTCCCGGCGGCGGTGACGTGTCGCTCCGCAAGGTCTTCGTCGGGAACGTCCCCTTCGAGATTTCCTCGGAGAGGCTCCTCGACGAGTTCCTCAAGTTCGGAGAAGTCGAGGAAGGGCCTCTAGGGTTTGACAAATCGAGTGGCAAAAGCAGAGGCTTTGCCTTCTTCGTTTACAAGACCGAGGAAGGTGCAAGGGCTTCGTTGGTTGAACCTTTGAAAACTATTGAAGGGCACCAAGTGATTTGCAAATTGGCTGTGGATAACAAAAAGACGAAACCTTTTGGAACGGATCAGCATCAACATCAGCAGCAACATCCGCAGCAACAGATGCAGCAGCAAGTTTCTATGATGGTGCCTCAGTATGGTGGATATGGTGGTAATGGTTATGGgatgcagcagcagcagcatcaGGTGCCACCGTATAATAACCAAGTTCCGGTTGCCGGTGGTGGTGGGTATGGCCATCGATATGGCAATTCGCAGATGGCTGGGCCGGTATCTGGTGACTATGGTGCGAGGGTGCCTCCCAATTCTGGTGGGGGTTACCCTGATGGCTCGCAGTATGGCTTCCCTCCTTCGTCGGGGCATCCGCCGCAGCCGCGGGTTCCGATGGCGAGACCTCCTGGTGGAATGTACCAAGGCGCACCACCCTATTATTGA
- the LOC114389377 gene encoding U-box domain-containing protein 7-like, translating to MLLQKCVKKLHFGSWEEKEVAAKVIEEGLAKQDVKVREMASELGVVRVLVSMAVSELASRRRVGLRALIHLSNGGNHRNKVLILEAGISSKLPKKIDLEDESISEFAHLLSSLSSLGNIQFRHSSLHFLQFLIDILKSCSSFDTKQSCLVALCNISSLLENAGPLVSNGVVPILLEMSLMKGRTSEKALTILGNLGVTLIGKKAIENSSMVPKCLIEILTWEDKPKCQEFSSYILVILAHKSSTQREKMLQSGIVPVLLEVALVGSSLAQKSALKLLQCFKDERKIKMGPHSGPQTSRTAKESIVKQRDTKEGKRMMKKIVVESLHKNMEIITKRAHGAEDDSNKLKSLVINTSSKSLPY from the exons ATGTTGTTGCAAAAATGTGTGAAGAAGCTTCACTTTGGAAGCTGGGAAGAGAAAGAGGTGGCAGCAAAGGTGATTGAAGAAGGGTTAGCTAAACAAGATGTTAAGGTGAGAGAGATGGCAAGTGAGCTTGGGGTGGTGAGAGTGTTGGTTTCTATGGCGGTTTCCGAGTTGGCGAGTCGCCGCCGAGTAGGACTCAGGGCCCTGATCCACCTATCCAATGGAGGAAATCACAG aaacaagGTTTTGATATTGGAGGCAGGAATATCGTCCAAACTGCCTAAGAAAATTGACCTTGAAGATGAATCAATAAGTGAATTTGCACACTTGCTCTCTTCATTGTCATCTCTAGGAAACATCCAATTTCGTCATTCTTCGTTGCACTTTCTCCAATTCCTCATAGATATTCTCAAGTCATGCTCAAGTTTTGATACCAAACAATCATGCTTGGTGGCCTTGTGCAACATTTCATCTTTGTTAGAGAATGCAGGGCCTTTGGTTTCAAATGGGGTTGTACCTATTCTCTTGGAAATGTCCTTGATGAAAGGAAGAACTTCAGAGAAAGCACTTACCATCCTTGGAAACTTGGGGGTGACTTTGATAGGAAAGAAGGCAATAGAAAATAGTTCAATGGTGCCAAAATGCTTGATTGAGATCTTAACTTGGGAAGATAAACCTAAATGTCAAGAATTTTCATCTTATATTTTGGTTATTCTAGCTCATAAAAGCTCAACACAGAGAGAGAAAATGTTGCAGTCAGGGATTGTCCCTGTACTTCTTGAGGTGGCTTTAGTGGGGAGTTCTTTAGCTCAGAAGAGCGCACTGAAATTATTGCAATGTTTTAAGGATGAAAGGAAAATAAAGATGGGACCACATTCAGGCCCACAGACTTCAAGAACTGCAAAGGAATCAATTGTAAAGCAAAGGGATACAAAAGAAGGGAAGagaatgatgaaaaaaattgtgGTAGAAAGTTTGCACAAGAATATGgaaataataactaaaagagCACATGGAGCTGAAGATGATTCTAATAAGCTGAAGTCTCTTGTTATCAACACAAGTTCCAAAAGTTTGCCCTACTAA